Genomic segment of Paenalkalicoccus suaedae:
ACAAATTTAGCAGATGTCGTGCGTCTAACAGGTGCAGCTATGCGCGGTGAGCATTTAAAGGACGATAACGTCATTTATGCACAAGCAAATCGCATTAAAATTAAGGCGAAGAGCGAATTAATGCTTAACCTTGATGGAGAAAATGGAGGTGCACTTGACCAGGAGTTTGTCTGTCTTCACAATCATATTGATATGATCGTACCAGATAAAAAGCTAAATCTGTTTCAAGAACTATATTAGGAATGAGTAGAAGCCTCGACAGATGTAGGGGCTTTTTGTTTTGGATGTGCTACGCACGGCAAACCAAAAAAGCACCTCCCCTCTCTTTTCATATTCAGAGAGGGTGGAGGTGCTTGTTGTGACTGACTAACGAGATGCGGTCACTTTTTAATCAACATGCCTGCTTGTTCGGACATGGCGGTGGACAGTGCTTCAATGGTTGCTGCATCGTAGGATTCCTCTGGTCCGTAAACAACGTTAAAGATCGTTTTGTACGAGTAGCCTGTCTTGCATGCAAGCCTTAGCATAGAGCTTTCCTTCCCGTTAATGACGGACCGTAGCTGCTCGACCGTACGGATATGATCAGTCAACATCGCTCACTCCTTTACTAAAATAAATAGATTGCTCCCCCATTATAAGGGAGCTCCTACTATTATATGCAATTCGTGTTAGCTAATCTTTCATACAAACTTTCGCCTTTTTTTGGAAAAATGAATCCTATTGGATCACTCAGTCGTAGCTATATGTATAAGGGAGGCGAGGCAACGTGGAGAAACCAGTATTACAAGTAAAAGAACTGACAAAACGAGTTTCAGGAATGAAAAAAATTGTGGATGACGTTTCTTTTGAAGTGAACAAGGGAGAAATCGTTGGCCTACTCGGACCGAACGGTGCCGGTAAGACAACGATTATCCGTATGATTGGTGGATTAATTAATAAAACGAATGGTTCGGTCATTATAAATGGACAGGATGCAGACCGCGATCCAGAGGCGTGTCGCGAAGAGATCGGAGCGATCGTCGAAAATCCATCCTTTTATGATTTTATGAGCGGCTACAAAAATCTGCAGCAGTATGCGAGACTCTCGCGTGAGACGATCACGAAGGAGCGTATAGATGAAGTGGTGGCGCTCGTAAAATTGGAAAATGCAATCAAGGATAAGGTAAGAAAGTACAGTCTCGGAATGAAGCAACGACTAGGTGTGGCACAGGCCATTTTACATAAGCCATCTCTATTAATATTAGATGAACCGACGAATGGTCTTGATCCTAAAGGTATTCGTGAGCTTCGTGATTATCTTCGAGAAATGGCAAACGAAGGGACGGCTGTCCTTGTCTCGTCTCACCTGCTGTCAGAGATGCAACTCATGTGTGACCGATTTATTGTCGTCGAGCACGGTAAGCTTATTGACTCCACTGTTTTGTCCGATCAATCGGTGGAGGAAGTGTCTACCCATGTTTCTATCCAGATCAGTCAGGAGCAGCAGAAGCTTGCGGTGGCGGCGATTGAGGAGCTTGAGGTTGCGGAGCTGGTGCGTGCAGAGAAGGCGATGCTGACGGTGAGTTTACCTTACGACAGCATTCCAAAGCTGAATGAGTTTTTAGTTGGTAAGGGTGTGCGGATTTTTGGGCTCCAGTCTCAGAAGGAGTCGCTTGAGGATCGCTTCCTTGCCTTGACGGCTGAAAAAACGGCAGGGGGGTCAGCACAATGAATTTAGTACAAAACGAATGGATTAAGCTTTGGGCAAAGAAGCAAACGTGGGTGTTTTTTATCTTGATTATTGTTGGAAGTATTGCCGTTGTCCCTGGGTATCAATTTGTCGTAGCGCAAATCGACTTAGGGATGGAGCTTTCGGCGTTTACGGTTTTAAATGATGTTGTGCTCGTCATAGCCTCTGTCATTACGCTGTTTAGTGTAGTCGTGGCAAGCTCGATTGTCTCCTCTGAGATGGATCAGGGAACGATGAAGCATTTACTCATTCGTCCATTCTCGAGGTGGAAGATCCTTGCTTCTAAATTTGTAACGACGGTTGCGTTTGCTATCGTGTTACTTGTCTCGATGGTCGCGACGATATTCGTGACGAGCGCTTTGTTATATGGTGTAGGTGATGCTAGTGCTCCTGCAAATGATCTCTTTGGCATGGGTATGGGCGGTGGTCTTGCGGATGGTAGCACAATCGGCGAATCGATTCTTATGCAGCTTGGGCTGTACTCGTTAAATTTGCTTGTATTTATCATCTTTTCTTTCTCGATTTCGATTCTCTTTAAGAGTCAGACATTAGCGGTCGGAATCGGTATCTTTTTATTATTCGGTGCAAGTATGAGTCAAGCATTCTCGATGTTACTAGGCGATTACGCGTGGTATCGTTACATCGTATTCCCGCACATGAGTCTTCACAGCTATGTGTCGATGGATGAGATTGTACCAGGAGCTACGCTTGCTTTCTCCATTGCTATCCTCGGAGTGTATTCAGCCGTTATTTTTGCAGCGGCGTTTACGCTCTTCCAAAAGCGGGATCTCGTTTGATTATGTTTTACGCAGCCTTCGTCGATGCGAGGGCTGTTTTTTTGCGTGGAGGAAACGAAGGTGGGGTGCGGTTATCAGGATTGGTGGGGTGGTAATGGCGGTGTGGGGATGGTAATGAAAAAATGGTGAGAGGTTATGACATTTTGGCAGGAGGTTATGACAGAATGGAGGGCAGTTATGACAATGTGGCGATAGGTTATGACAAAATGGGGGACGGTTATGACAATGTGGCAAGAAGTTATGACAAATTGTAATAGTTTTATACTGTCTGGTTTTTACGGCTGGCAGTTGGGCAATTGAAGGTTGGTTTAACTGAATTTATAATAAGTAGCTGACTAAGTAACGGGATTAGCCTTTTTTAATAGAGTTAAACACGTGGAATAAGCTCAGTTATCCGGAAATGAGGAGCAGTTATCACAGAACCAAGCTCAGTTATCCGGAAACGTGGAGCAGTTATCACAGAACCAGGTTCAGTTATCCGGAAAAGAGGTCCAGTTATCACAGAACCAAGCTCAGTTATCCGGAAATGAGGAGCAGTTATCACAGAACCAAGTTCAGTTATCCGGAAATGAGGAGCAGTTATCACAGAACCAGGTTCAGTTATCCGGAAATGAGGAGCAGTTATCACAGAACCAGGTTCAGTTATCTGGAAAAGAGGTCCAGTTATCACAGAACCAAGCTCAGTTATCCGGAAATGAGGAGCAGTTATCACAAAATCAGGTTCAGTTATCCGGAAACGTGGAGCAGTTATCACAGAACCAAGCTCAGTTATCCGGAAATGAGGAGCAGTTATCACAAAATCCACTTCAGTTATCACAAAACCGCCTACAGTAATCACAACGCCCCAAAATATTCCTCTCCACTAACGACCGTTCCCCCTCAAACACCTACCATTTAACCTAAGCAACCACCAATCAAAAACCATTTCTTATACGCATTTACCTATTTGCTCAATGTTTCACAAAATAGACACAGCTACTTTGTTCACTACTTCACAAACTATACTATACTAGAACTATAGAAGAGCTGGTCACGATTCCCAAGCACATGAACGGCTTTTCTACATAAAAACAATCTAAAAATAATAAGGAGGAATGGATCATGTTTATGAACATTTTACGCAACAACCGTATTGTCGCAGGGGTATTATTATTTATCCGATTGTATGTAGGGTGGGCGTGGCTCACAGCTGGTTTTGGAAAAGTAACGGGTGGATTTGATGCAAGTGGGTACTTGGCAGGAACGGTCGCAAACGAAGCGGTGATGACACAGTATCCGACGTATCACGCATTTATTGAGAGCATCGCGTTACCGAACGCTGGTATATTCAGCTTCATGGTTGCTTGGGGAGAGTTACTAGTAGGGCTTGGCTTGATTTTAGGGATATTCACAACGGCAGCTGCATTCTTTGGAATTACGATGAACTTCGCATTCCTGTTTGCAGGAACAATAAGCACGAATCCACTGTTAGTGCTACTCACCATTTTCATCCTAGCGGCGGGTGCGAACGCAGGGCGATTCGGCGGGGACCGCTATATCATCCCTTACCTACGCGTGCATGTGCTTGGGCGCGACTGGATTCAAAAGAGATTTCACACAAATACAGCACACTAATTAGACAGAAACAACGTAAAAAACTTAAACCACATAAAAAAGGATTCCGAACAGAGTCGGAATCCTTTTTACATGATTAAATGCCTGAACCAAGATTTTTCTTTGCATCGTATTCTTTTTTCGCATTACGTAAATAGTAAACGAAGGCTGCTCCGCGCATGATGCCTTCGAAGTTTTTCGCGTCTACGTAATCTGTACCAGCGTCAGCTTTGCTAGCGCGATTCGCTGTGTAGTGCGCTAATGAAGAAGTTAAACTATGAGCGGCTTGACCAGTATCATGAATGATCGTAAATAGTGGATTGAGCTTTGCGATTTTATCATTAACATCCACAAGTGTTTCGTTTGTGTTATACAAAATAACCGTTGTCTCACTTGTAATTTCGCCTAAGCTCTTATTTAATGTGCTCACGGTCTCGGCCGTGTTATCCAGCGTTTTTGCTAAGTTAACAAACACCGGGCGTAAAAAGATGACAGCTAAAAGTAGTGCGATTGCGATGACTAAAACTCCAATTCCTAACCAATCCATATGTATCACCTCGTCTAATTATTGTTGGTAACGGTTGACCTCATCCACAAGGCCTGCAATCCATTCTCCGATCATCGGGAGATTAACAACTTGCGCTATGATAAGTGCGAAAATCGCCAAAAACACAGCAGTCCCTAATGTTAGTCCTACACCTCGCGCCATACCAGCGATGAAGTTGGACTTAATGATCTGCTTCGTATCGGTAAAGTTGAAGGCCATGTCCTTCAATCGACCTTTTGTGGTGATCTCCTCTAGCTTGTCCAAAAGCTGCTCAAAACGTTCATTTTCATCGTGACGTTTTTCGTCGCCTCGCGTTTTTGAGGGAATTTTTCGTTTTTCCTGGTCCTTTGTTAGCGGC
This window contains:
- a CDS encoding ABC transporter ATP-binding protein; the encoded protein is MEKPVLQVKELTKRVSGMKKIVDDVSFEVNKGEIVGLLGPNGAGKTTIIRMIGGLINKTNGSVIINGQDADRDPEACREEIGAIVENPSFYDFMSGYKNLQQYARLSRETITKERIDEVVALVKLENAIKDKVRKYSLGMKQRLGVAQAILHKPSLLILDEPTNGLDPKGIRELRDYLREMANEGTAVLVSSHLLSEMQLMCDRFIVVEHGKLIDSTVLSDQSVEEVSTHVSIQISQEQQKLAVAAIEELEVAELVRAEKAMLTVSLPYDSIPKLNEFLVGKGVRIFGLQSQKESLEDRFLALTAEKTAGGSAQ
- a CDS encoding ABC transporter permease; the protein is MNLVQNEWIKLWAKKQTWVFFILIIVGSIAVVPGYQFVVAQIDLGMELSAFTVLNDVVLVIASVITLFSVVVASSIVSSEMDQGTMKHLLIRPFSRWKILASKFVTTVAFAIVLLVSMVATIFVTSALLYGVGDASAPANDLFGMGMGGGLADGSTIGESILMQLGLYSLNLLVFIIFSFSISILFKSQTLAVGIGIFLLFGASMSQAFSMLLGDYAWYRYIVFPHMSLHSYVSMDEIVPGATLAFSIAILGVYSAVIFAAAFTLFQKRDLV
- a CDS encoding DoxX family membrane protein, translating into MFMNILRNNRIVAGVLLFIRLYVGWAWLTAGFGKVTGGFDASGYLAGTVANEAVMTQYPTYHAFIESIALPNAGIFSFMVAWGELLVGLGLILGIFTTAAAFFGITMNFAFLFAGTISTNPLLVLLTIFILAAGANAGRFGGDRYIIPYLRVHVLGRDWIQKRFHTNTAH
- a CDS encoding DUF948 domain-containing protein gives rise to the protein MDWLGIGVLVIAIALLLAVIFLRPVFVNLAKTLDNTAETVSTLNKSLGEITSETTVILYNTNETLVDVNDKIAKLNPLFTIIHDTGQAAHSLTSSLAHYTANRASKADAGTDYVDAKNFEGIMRGAAFVYYLRNAKKEYDAKKNLGSGI
- a CDS encoding DUF5665 domain-containing protein — its product is MPLTKDQEKRKIPSKTRGDEKRHDENERFEQLLDKLEEITTKGRLKDMAFNFTDTKQIIKSNFIAGMARGVGLTLGTAVFLAIFALIIAQVVNLPMIGEWIAGLVDEVNRYQQ